Within the Aspergillus luchuensis IFO 4308 DNA, chromosome 5, nearly complete sequence genome, the region AGCCACTTTCCTTGAGCAGACTCATGGTGTACTCAATCTGCTCAAAGCCTTCCAGAACGCGCAAGAAGTCTTGGGCCTTGCAGTTCGCAGCATGGACGCGGGAGATGAGTCGCTCCAGGTCAGGCATTTTGGTTAGCTGGGACGAGAATTGGTCCCGGACAGTAGGATCAGCATTGAGGGCATCCACGGCATCCAAACGAGCATTGATCTTATTTGCATCCACAAGCGGGTGGCATACCCACTGCTTGAACATCCGCTTACCAAAAGGTGTGATACAGCGGTTCAAAAGCTGGAACAAGGTGCCCTCAGAGCCGCCATCGAAAGAGTTGGAGAATATCTCCATGTTGATAAGAGTTTGACCATCCAGCACCAGGCTGGTAGCCTTCTTGATCGGATCATACGCAGTGAAGTTACCAATGGTGATCAAGTCGCGGTCGATCTTGAGGAGTCGGAGGTACTGCACCAAAGCACCGAATGCGGACATGACCAATTCTTTGTCGCGGGCTTCTCGGAGTGCCTCAGGCCAAGCTTGCAAGTTATCATCGTCCTGTGAGACGAAATACTCGCTCGCATCGAGCTCCTTCACCGTAATGTCAGCCTCCCAGAACTCTTTCACCGGCTTCAAGTGGTTCCAGAGCGTAGTCGGGCCAGTGTTATTCTTCAAGATGCGCATAGCCTTCTGGGACACTGCAGATTTTTCCAAAAGAAGCTCCTGTGGTCGGGTCTGCGCGACAAAAGTTTCAAACTTCGTCATGTCGACATCGTCCACAAACTCGGACAGGAAAAATTGGCCTGTTGCAGTATCAACGAATGCGATACCAAAGGCAGGCTTGTCATCGATTAGAGCCTCCTTGATAGCAACACAGTACGTAGACATGTCATCCTGCAGCATAGAGCCTTCCACAAGGGTACCCGCCGTGAGAACTGACGACAATTCTCTTCTAATGACTTTGTCTTCTTTACCTCCACCCTTCTTACCATCACGTTCGCGCATCTCCTTGCCCAGGGCTGACTCAATTTGGTCAACTCGAGCGATCTTGAACCCCTTGGCCACGAACTGGTTGGCCCAGTGATCCAAACTCATCTCCGGAACACCAACCATGCGCATGTTCACACGATCAGTAAGCTTTAGATCGAACAATTGATGTCCGATGGTAGCATCATTCTCATAAAGCTCGTAGAACTTGCCCTTCTTGAAGAAAACAACAGTATCCCAGAATTTCTGCTTGATCTCCCAGTATTGCTTCTCGAATGGCGAGAACTTGGTCCAAGCCAATGGTGGGATATATAGAGTGCGAGGGTCATACTCAGGGTGGCCGATAGGATGCCCGTCAATGTCTCGGATATTTGCAAGCCAGGCATACCGTTGTTCAGGCTCCGTCACATGTGCTTTCTGCTTCGTGGCTCCCGATGATTTCTTTGGAGTAACCGGTGCTGTGCGAGGCTGGCGTGGCTCGGAGCTCTCTGGGTCGTACGTCCACTTGAGAGCTGTACCGGCAGATGCGTCTGGTATGTCCAGGTCCAAGTCCTCATCAGGTGATACAGGTGGTAAAGAGGAGGACTTGCTCTTCGGTTGGGTCGACGgtctcttgcgcttcttggaTGGTTTCGCTTCTTCGTCCGAATCGTCTGCAACAATGAAGTCGTCCATTTCTAAAACCAGTCAGAATAGCATGCAGAGATGTGGGGACAAAAactcaccatcatcggagTAGCCcacatctccgccatcgtTGAACTCATCATCACTTTCGGGAGACATCTTCCTTCGCTTGTTCCTGCTGTTGCGACTAGGGCGGAAAATcttctcgtcgtcatcttcgcCTTCGGAGTCGGATTCGACGTAATTGACctgcttcttggcctggAAAAATAAGTTGTCAGCACATTTAGAATTAACAAATGCCAAGGTTCGATTCCTTACCCGTCGCGATGGGGATGCCGTCTTCATCTCAGCTTTGCTATTCGGACTCTCCTGCAGCATTATGTGTTAGTCCCCAATGCCGATAACACACCGCTGTCTGCAAATCGCACCTGTGCATTATCATTctgctcatcctcctccggaATCACTAGGTCACTACTAGGCACCGGCTCCAATTCCTGCTTGAACTTGGGaacgctcttcttccgttcCGCCGCGCCCTTGGCACCTCCGCGTCGCTGCTCTGAGACCCTCTCcgccggagaagaagcaggctcCGCATTACGAGAAGTGGACGGTGTGGATGGAGACGACTTCTGAAAGAACCCAAGAATTGACTTTTGGTTTTTCATGTTCTGGGTGCTGGACGTGGAACGTTTCAAGGCTCCGGTGGGCGGCGTCGCAGTcgtgggagaggaggcggCGGGGGTTCCTCTAGCCATTATGGGGTATATTGTTATATATCAGGGGTAAGGTTGACGGTAGTTTATATCAtgctttataataaagaaataggCCCAATGAATGGGTCAATGGATTTAGGAATAACGGACGGAGGGGATGGACATCGGACAGGGTGAACTCGGGCTGGACAGTCCCTGGGGAGCGCAGCGAGAAACGGGCGTCACGCGTCGACGCGTTAAGTGGATTTCTGCCGCCGCCTTCTGCTTCGAGACTGACAGCCCGGCTGCTCCTCGCCCAATGGAAACCCGGTGGAGATCGGAGCATGGGGTAAACCGGAAGTTTAAATTCGATACATCAACTGGACGTGTAGTAGCATGGAAAGGGCGTTCAAAAACTCCTTGCAAATAGAATGAAAATCAGGCGAAAGGGCCTGCATGATCAGTCAACACCGCCGCTGCCTGGCAGCTAAACACACTGCATCACAACAGAGCTACCGTGAAGCTAGTCAATATACTGTTCCTTTCTTGCTACACGCTGAGATAAAGAATGTTGATCATCAGGTACAATTGGCATACATGGTATATATACATGTCTAAAAATACAATGAGGAGTGTAGGGTCAAGTCAGAGCCTTTCAAGCTCAGCCAGAGGGCCATTAATTGCTGTTGCCGGTTTCCGGCGCTTCCGTCTCCCAGCCGGGCGCAGTGTATCCAGCCGCCCTGAATTCTTCATCGCTCACAATGGTCACGATCTTAAACTTCCACTTGCCCATCTTCAAGAAGAGCTTGTCTCCAATGACGAACTCCTCTGTCTTCGCCGCGGGCCATACCTTGATGGGAGTGAACGCAAGGTCGTCACTCATTTGCCCGCTATCTCCCGGACGACTACCGACATAAGCACCCCGGTTCTCAATTGCACGGTGGCCTTCACTCTTGGAAGCAACCAGCCCTGCGGACCAGAGGACTTTGTTGAGCGTCTGGTTGTACACTAGAGACCGCGGAAGGGTGATGTTCACTTGGGGCATGTTTGCAAAGTTGGTCTGGGGGGCATATGGGTTTCCAGATTCTGGAGTAACAAAGCCGGCCGTTGGTGACTGGGGACTACCACCGGTCGCGGGTTTCCGGGGTAGGGGGCTTGGTTCTGCTGTAGATAACCGTGGGCGGAAAAGCTGACGATGTTGGAGAGCGACCGCATCAGCCTCCGTCTTGCCATGGATCAGCTCGACAAACTCTGAAGCAAGAGCATGCTGGGCCACGCGCTTCGATGGATCTTTGTTTTGTTCCTCCATAATCTTAGCGATTTCAGGCAGCGGCAGAAAGGTGAACATCTTCAGGTAACGCTCGACAACGTCATCCGGTGTACGAACGAAGAACTGCCATCCATCAGTTAGGCCATACTAAATGTTGAGGCGATGCTTCATACCTGGTATAACTCGAAAGTAGAGGTCATGTCTTTGTCGAGCCAGACCGCGTTCCCAGCAGACTTGCCAAACTTCTCGCCAGACGGAGCCGTGAGCAAGGGAGTTGTGATACCAATAGGCCTATCGAGTTCATTCTTAAAGTCGAGGCGTTCCTCAGGTTCGGTCTGGTTCTTGCCAATCGACTTCACAGCGTCCATGCCAAAGAGAATATTCCCGTATTGGTCCGAGCCGCCAACCTGAACCTGAACACCCTTCTTAAAGAGTACCCACCAGTCCCATGCCTGCATTAGGGGGTAAGTAAACTCGGCAAAGGACATTCCATCTCCCTTGGACAGCCGGTTTTTGACCCTATGTTCGTGAGCGTCACCCTGGCGAAAATTGGGGCACGAGTGGACTTACGTATCCCGGCCCATCATAGGTCCGAGGCGGGTGTGAACGCCTAGGTCCCGAAGCAATTCTATGACAGGCATCGAATTCCAccaggtgttgttgttgacaaGGGCACGCCGCCAGTACTTATTGACGTAGCCATGTCTTCGGCCATACACATCAATGCTGTGGCCCAGCTTCTTGAGCTGCATATGCATGCTCGCCATGTTGGCTTTGCGAACGGATGAGTGAACTTGATCCCGGCTTTTCAGTCGTCCTGTTGGGTCACCGAAGCGAGCGGTAGCACCACCAAGCTGCGAGATATTAGCCATGCTCCGTTATTACCCATCCATGCGCATATGACTGACCAGAAATGTGACCGGCAAGCCCCAGACGTAGCCCCAAGCCAAGATCATAAAAGGCAGCATATGACCAACGTGTAAAGACGGGGCGGTAGGATCCACGCCAGCGTACATGCCAACTCGCCGTTGCGTGAAGAGACGGTCTAACGTTTCTCGTTCTCTGCAATTGATTAGAGGGTCCAATTAGCCAACCACCATCATTTTTTGTCAATATATGTATGTTATTTTGAGATCACCTACCCAACAACATCGTGCAAAAGTCCCCGCTCCTCAAGGTGTTGTGCAaagctcttcctctttcctgcTTCAATCTCGTCCGCAAAGTCACTCCATTCCTTTTTGGCCTCCAGCTGTTTTTGCACATACTTCCGCGAGATCCAACGTCTTTGATCCGATGCAATTTGGAAGGCTGGGCATCTAAGCATAGGGCGAATGCTGCTGGAGGGCGATTGGTTCATCTGCAACGCTTCTGCGGTCCGCGCATAGTTGCGAGCGCCGCATAATGTTTTCTGTGGTAAAGTCTTCGGTACATGAAGGCGTACCGCGCGCGGCAGAGCCCCTGTGTATGGCCTCATAATACCAGATAGCAGACAAGTCAACCAATCGCTGCTTGTGACTGACTGGCTACGGTATTGCGCGAGAATGGCAGATCACTCAACTGGAAAATTACCTCCGATAAGAAGCCGATCAGTTGCGCCGCGACGGAGAATTGTTGACGCGGAGCTCATTGCCCCCTACCGCCATATACACCGCCTAGATTGGCAGAAACTCTCCCGAAATACCCGGAGCTAAGCGGAGTTAAGCAATACGCTCCTGCAATTATTTGGTTGTCGACTATTCAATATAAGCAACCACATCCTAATCTCTTACCTTTCTGGCCTCTCATGCAACTCAGCTTCCAGCTTTGCCTTTGCCAACCAGGGCAGTTACTTATAAGCTGTCATTTACTGCTCCAGCGCAAGTGATCACGAGCATATTTTACAATGCACTGGCATTgcgatatatattttgacaGCTACTATATCACCCATCACTAAAAAACTACCGGACCACACAAACTGTACAGCACCAGGACTACTAAGAAGGCCTGAGGACGTCATCGTGAATTGTTACATGATATGTTCATTCTCTCAAAATCGTGCGATACCCAACACTTAAATCCCGTCAAGCCAGTATGCAGCAGAGTGTTTCTAAGAAGCTTGCCCCGGAAAGTATTAGCTGCAGGTCCAAAATGCGGGGAACCGAAATGCCGAAGAACCAAAGCCCATGGGAATCACCTCGGCCGAGTTCGGGCGAGCTCACCCGGCCAGGATATAACCTTCTGTGATCGCTACATTCTCTCGGCATAAAGGATTGTGGCACCTGGCTGGTTACTTTCCAAATGTCAACTGTGTAGTTGTCACATGTGTCTAGCCATGCCGCAACCTATGCGACAGACCCAGCGAGTTCCCCGAACATGCATGCAATGTGCTCGGAGAAAGATCAAATGCTCCAAGAAAATACCATGCGAAGAGTGCATCCGCCGCGGTGATACTGTTGCCTGCAAGCGTGAGATTGTCAGGGTTCATGGCAAGGTCACCGTGTGAGCCCACCGCATTCTTTTCTGTCTCAAGCCCAATTGCTGCATGGTCCAGTAAACTGATATTATGCAAAACATAGTGCAGTAGACGAGGAGACACGAATCGATGATTCAGACGCAGAATCGAACCTTGTGCGAGAGAACATCAGTCTCAAAACTCGCATCAGGCAGCTAGAATCCGTACTCTCTCGGCCTGAAACGCTGAAACTTGATGCGGATATCTTCCGGCTATctcctgctgcaggaaaTCCGCAATCTTCGGACAAGATTCTGAACGATTTTCAGAGTCTACCGTTTGGACTTTTGGTGGAAGCGTCACAAGTCCCCCGGAGCACATTTCATCCAAGGGACGACCACTTACTACTTGTATTACCAGATCGGCATTGGAGCGAAACGATTGTGCGGTTCTCTCTGGATCATTTCGGATGGGTTCATTGTGCTCTAGATGCTTCAGGGTTTATGGTTGACCATTCTTCGTTCTGGGACCACCTAAGCCACGGCAGATTAAACAACCCAAGGAACCATGCCTGGATTGCGGTGTATCTTAGTGTGTTGGCCGTAAGTTTCCGTCAGGCTAGAGAAAGCTCAAGGCTCATTTTTCGATAGACAGGAGTATATTTTATGGGAGAGGACAATATTTGCAAGGTCCGCTTTCTCCAAGAGTCGCTCCCTTCTTACAGGCCATCGCTCCTAAGCAGAGTACCCACGGAGCTATGCCGTATCTGGTGCGAAGCCGCTCTGAAGGAGCTCAACTATGCCAACTACTTGAGCAAGCCCAGTATTTCGACTGTACAGACACTGGTGATTTTGAATATCGTACACAAGAATCTTGGCGAGTCATGTCGCGAATATACTCTACACGGTCTTGCGGTCAATATTGCCCGCTTGATTGGAATTGATCGTCTCGGAGGACGTCACGAGCGACAAAATACCTCGCCAGTAAAAGACACAGGGCTCATTCGGAAAGATGAAAATGTTTACCGCAGGCTTTGGTGGACCTTGGTGATCTGTGACTGGTACGTCGTCTGGTCATTTTGTGTTGGATTTCACTAAGCTAAGCTCAGGATGACTGTATGGTCGCGTCCAATTTCCATACACCCGGACTCCTTCACAACCGTGCTAGAAACAGAAGATAACAAGGAAATGTCTCCCACTTTACCTGGTGGCGAGAAAGTCCCATCCCTATATGAGTACCATAAAGCAATGGCCCAACTCGCCGCCACCATGCAGAATCACGCCAGATCCATTAAAGAATGGACGACGGCGACTGTTCAAGCCTCCTTTGAGGAGCTCGACGCTgtagcttcttcttttccaccACATCTCTCCTACCCTGGAACCGATGAACCCATGCTTCAAATCGAACAAGGGTTTGAATGGATTTATGTTCAACGCTACCTGATCTTCAATTGCTTGGACTGCTGGCACATAAACCTGTGCGTTGCTCTAATACCTCATTTACTCAGCAGCCCCTCTAGTACAGATAGTGATGTGCAGCAAAGCGGCATTTCATGCGCGAAAGCGATTCTGTCTAGGCGATACCATGATCCATGTCCCCATTTCCATAAGTTCTGGGCAACAACATGCTCCACTGTCACGGCTGCTATATTTCTGGCTCTGGATCTAATATGTTTTCGCCAGCACCGATCATCTGCTGAAGTGGCCGAAGAAAAGGCTTTGATATTGTTCGGCATCTATCTCCTGGAGCGAACATGTACAGATACACGACACGACGCCTTAGTGATTCTGCGCCGCCTTGTTGAGCTATCTGACGTTATACGATCGAGACAAATCATCGACCAGAGGGTGTTCGTCCGGCTCATGAAGCTTGTCGCTTCTCCCAAACTATGGGCTTCATTTCCCGACACAGAGGTCACGTTAAGGTTTCTTTTTGCGGACCCGTCGTCGACCGGAGAGGCGAGCAAGCCGGTATTAGACAATGACGAGCACATGCAAAGCGCGGATCCTAGTCCCGCTACGTATGGAGATATACTACCGAACACTCTGAGCCGGTTTGCGACAATGGCCGGTGAAGCAGGAGACGAATTCCCACTCGCAGATGATCTCTTTTCATCTGAGCTCATAGACATGTCGCTCCCCTGGCTGGACCCTGGGTGTCTAATGACATTTCCAAATGAGGTGTCCCTCTAATAGAGTGCACTATAGGCTTGATGTCTGTTCACAGTCACCAATAAATCAACACTTGTATATACTGCATCCAGTCTCAAAGTCAAATCACATAGCTAGATCAGACCAACCAAGATAAACAAAACAATACTACACAACCTAATCAAAACTCCGCAGTCCTCCCATCAACCGCATATTTCATCGTAACCTTCCTAATCCACCACCCAAAGACGAAAATTGGAATTCCCAGCGCAGCCACAACACCGGCAATAATCGCACAAATATCAAAAGCACCCTGAAACCCCTGCTCAGTGATAAACTTCGTAACACCAAACGATATCCC harbors:
- the MSH6 gene encoding mismatch repair ATPase MSH6 (BUSCO:EOG09260DP1;~COG:L;~EggNog:ENOG410PH6E;~InterPro:IPR027417,IPR036678,IPR036187,IPR017261, IPR007861,IPR016151,IPR000432,IPR007695,IPR007696, IPR007860;~PFAM:PF05188,PF05190,PF05192,PF00488,PF01624;~go_function: GO:0005524 - ATP binding [Evidence IEA];~go_function: GO:0030983 - mismatched DNA binding [Evidence IEA];~go_process: GO:0006298 - mismatch repair [Evidence IEA]), with product MARGTPAASSPTTATPPTGALKRSTSSTQNMKNQKSILGFFQKSSPSTPSTSRNAEPASSPAERVSEQRRGGAKGAAERKKSVPKFKQELEPVPSSDLVIPEEDEQNDNAQESPNSKAEMKTASPSRRAKKQVNYVESDSEGEDDDEKIFRPSRNSRNKRRKMSPESDDEFNDGGDVGYSDDEMDDFIVADDSDEEAKPSKKRKRPSTQPKSKSSSLPPVSPDEDLDLDIPDASAGTALKWTYDPESSEPRQPRTAPVTPKKSSGATKQKAHVTEPEQRYAWLANIRDIDGHPIGHPEYDPRTLYIPPLAWTKFSPFEKQYWEIKQKFWDTVVFFKKGKFYELYENDATIGHQLFDLKLTDRVNMRMVGVPEMSLDHWANQFVAKGFKIARVDQIESALGKEMRERDGKKGGGKEDKVIRRELSSVLTAGTLVEGSMLQDDMSTYCVAIKEALIDDKPAFGIAFVDTATGQFFLSEFVDDVDMTKFETFVAQTRPQELLLEKSAVSQKAMRILKNNTGPTTLWNHLKPVKEFWEADITVKELDASEYFVSQDDDNLQAWPEALREARDKELVMSAFGALVQYLRLLKIDRDLITIGNFTAYDPIKKATSLVLDGQTLINMEIFSNSFDGGSEGTLFQLLNRCITPFGKRMFKQWVCHPLVDANKINARLDAVDALNADPTVRDQFSSQLTKMPDLERLISRVHAANCKAQDFLRVLEGFEQIEYTMSLLKESGSAGEGVIGQLISGMPDLNDLLEYWKTAFDRSKARENGILVPKPGVEEDFDSSQENIEQIHRDLESLLKRVRKELGSSAIIYKDNGKEIYQLEVPIKVKNIPKNWDQMSATKQVKRYYFPELRKLIRQLQEAQETHSQIVKEVAGRFYARFDENYTTWLAAVRIVAQLDCLISLAKASSSLGQPSCRPVFVDDERSVLEFEELRHPCLISSVGDFIPNDVQLGGTHANIDLLTGANAAGKSTVLRMTCVAVIMAQIGCYLPCQSARLTPVDRIMSRLGANDNIFAAQSTFFVELSETKKILSEATPRSLVILDELGRGTSSYDGVAVAQAVLHHVATHIGALGFFATHYHSLAAEFEGHPEIAPKRMRIHVDDEERRVTFLYKLEDGVAEGSFGMHCAAMCGIPDKVIERAEVAAKQWEHTSRLKESLERRKGGGLVGMGWWSDVAWALRDTMAESEEGAQEVSDRSLEVLRKAIEAL
- a CDS encoding uncharacterized protein (COG:S;~EggNog:ENOG410PPFR;~InterPro:IPR031760,IPR036864,IPR007219,IPR001138;~PFAM:PF00172,PF04082;~TransMembrane:2 (i209-226o525-546i);~go_function: GO:0000981 - DNA-binding transcription factor activity, RNA polymerase II-specific [Evidence IEA];~go_function: GO:0003677 - DNA binding [Evidence IEA];~go_function: GO:0008270 - zinc ion binding [Evidence IEA];~go_process: GO:0006351 - transcription, DNA-templated [Evidence IEA];~go_process: GO:0006355 - regulation of transcription, DNA-templated [Evidence IEA]) — encoded protein: MCLAMPQPMRQTQRVPRTCMQCARRKIKCSKKIPCEECIRRGDTVACKREIVRVHGKVTVAVDEETRIDDSDAESNLVRENISLKTRIRQLESVLSRPETLKLDADIFRLSPAAGNPQSSDKILNDFQSLPFGLLVEASQVPRSTFHPRDDHLLLVLPDRHWSETIVRFSLDHFGWVHCALDASGFMVDHSSFWDHLSHGRLNNPRNHAWIAVYLSVLATGVYFMGEDNICKVRFLQESLPSYRPSLLSRVPTELCRIWCEAALKELNYANYLSKPSISTVQTLVILNIVHKNLGESCREYTLHGLAVNIARLIGIDRLGGRHERQNTSPVKDTGLIRKDENVYRRLWWTLVICDWMTVWSRPISIHPDSFTTVLETEDNKEMSPTLPGGEKVPSLYEYHKAMAQLAATMQNHARSIKEWTTATVQASFEELDAVASSFPPHLSYPGTDEPMLQIEQGFEWIYVQRYLIFNCLDCWHINLCVALIPHLLSSPSSTDSDVQQSGISCAKAILSRRYHDPCPHFHKFWATTCSTVTAAIFLALDLICFRQHRSSAEVAEEKALILFGIYLLERTCTDTRHDALVILRRLVELSDVIRSRQIIDQRVFVRLMKLVASPKLWASFPDTEVTLRFLFADPSSTGEASKPVLDNDEHMQSADPSPATYGDILPNTLSRFATMAGEAGDEFPLADDLFSSELIDMSLPWLDPGCLMTFPNEVSL
- the MSY1 gene encoding tyrosine--tRNA ligase MSY1 (BUSCO:EOG09262JRP;~COG:J;~EggNog:ENOG410PH73;~InterPro:IPR036986,IPR024088,IPR001412,IPR032005, IPR014729,IPR002305,IPR002307;~PFAM:PF16714,PF00579;~go_function: GO:0000166 - nucleotide binding [Evidence IEA];~go_function: GO:0003723 - RNA binding [Evidence IEA];~go_function: GO:0004812 - aminoacyl-tRNA ligase activity [Evidence IEA];~go_function: GO:0004831 - tyrosine-tRNA ligase activity [Evidence IEA];~go_function: GO:0005524 - ATP binding [Evidence IEA];~go_process: GO:0006418 - tRNA aminoacylation for protein translation [Evidence IEA];~go_process: GO:0006437 - tyrosyl-tRNA aminoacylation [Evidence IEA]), which produces MRPYTGALPRAVRLHVPKTLPQKTLCGARNYARTAEALQMNQSPSSSIRPMLRCPAFQIASDQRRWISRKYVQKQLEAKKEWSDFADEIEAGKRKSFAQHLEERGLLHDVVGERETLDRLFTQRRVGMYAGVDPTAPSLHVGHMLPFMILAWGYVWGLPVTFLLGGATARFGDPTGRLKSRDQVHSSVRKANMASMHMQLKKLGHSIDVYGRRHGYVNKYWRRALVNNNTWWNSMPVIELLRDLGVHTRLGPMMGRDTVKNRLSKGDGMSFAEFTYPLMQAWDWWVLFKKGVQVQVGGSDQYGNILFGMDAVKSIGKNQTEPEERLDFKNELDRPIGITTPLLTAPSGEKFGKSAGNAVWLDKDMTSTFELYQFFVRTPDDVVERYLKMFTFLPLPEIAKIMEEQNKDPSKRVAQHALASEFVELIHGKTEADAVALQHRQLFRPRLSTAEPSPLPRKPATGGSPQSPTAGFVTPESGNPYAPQTNFANMPQVNITLPRSLVYNQTLNKVLWSAGLVASKSEGHRAIENRGAYVGSRPGDSGQMSDDLAFTPIKVWPAAKTEEFVIGDKLFLKMGKWKFKIVTIVSDEEFRAAGYTAPGWETEAPETGNSN